The following are encoded in a window of Thiohalobacter sp. IOR34 genomic DNA:
- the fliQ gene encoding flagellar biosynthesis protein FliQ, whose translation MTPETVMTVGRQALEITTLLAGPLLISSLVVGLIIAMFQAATQINEMTLTFIPKVATIAVVLMVAGPWLLKSLMTFTVRLIQNIPSMIG comes from the coding sequence ATGACACCCGAGACCGTAATGACCGTGGGCCGCCAGGCCCTGGAGATCACCACCCTGCTGGCCGGGCCGCTGCTGATTTCCTCACTGGTGGTGGGGCTGATCATCGCCATGTTCCAGGCGGCCACCCAGATCAACGAGATGACCCTGACCTTCATCCCCAAGGTGGCGACCATCGCCGTGGTCCTGATGGTGGCCGGTCCCTGGTTGTTGAAGAGCCTGATGACCTTTACGGTTCGGCTGATCCAGAACATTCCCAGCATGATCGGCTGA